The Yersinia intermedia genome window below encodes:
- the ydgH gene encoding DUF1471 family protein YdgH — MKLKYTIIASALLSLTALSAAQAAKELAPEQAAAIKPFDRITITGRFNAINEAADAVSRRADKLGADSFYIQDINSNNNGGNWRVTADVYHKDAPEVSKETQYRVFNDVKELPKAEAYALQPYDTVSVSGFFRSQPDINDAISKAAKEKGAYSFFIVRQVDANQGGNQFVTAYVYKADAAKRVVQSPDVIPADSDAGRAALAAGGAAAANVEIPGVASSGTPSADVGRFFETQSSTGKRYTVTLNDGTQIQELNNTTAAQMVPFDSITFSGHYNSMTDVSHEVAKRAAAKGAKYYHVTRQWQNQSGGNLSVSADLFK, encoded by the coding sequence ATGAAGCTGAAATACACGATCATCGCATCGGCATTGCTATCACTCACCGCGCTTTCTGCTGCACAAGCGGCAAAAGAACTCGCACCAGAGCAAGCAGCAGCCATTAAGCCATTTGATCGCATTACTATTACTGGCCGATTTAATGCAATCAATGAGGCAGCGGATGCGGTATCGCGCCGAGCTGACAAATTGGGCGCAGACTCTTTCTATATTCAGGATATCAACAGCAACAATAATGGCGGCAACTGGCGTGTAACGGCCGATGTTTATCATAAAGATGCACCGGAAGTGAGCAAAGAAACCCAGTATCGCGTCTTTAATGATGTTAAAGAATTGCCAAAAGCAGAAGCCTATGCGCTTCAACCTTATGATACCGTTTCTGTTAGTGGCTTCTTCCGTAGCCAGCCTGATATCAACGATGCCATTTCAAAGGCAGCAAAAGAGAAAGGGGCTTACTCCTTCTTTATCGTGCGTCAGGTTGATGCAAACCAAGGTGGCAACCAGTTTGTGACGGCATATGTTTATAAAGCAGATGCGGCAAAACGTGTTGTTCAAAGCCCTGATGTTATTCCAGCCGATTCTGACGCTGGCCGTGCAGCACTGGCTGCCGGTGGCGCTGCTGCTGCCAACGTCGAAATCCCAGGAGTTGCCTCTTCAGGTACGCCAAGTGCTGATGTGGGCCGTTTCTTCGAAACGCAATCATCAACCGGTAAACGTTACACTGTCACCCTGAATGATGGTACTCAAATTCAGGAACTGAACAACACGACTGCCGCACAGATGGTGCCGTTTGATTCTATTACCTTTAGCGGTCACTACAACAGCATGACTGACGTATCTCATGAAGTCGCTAAACGTGCTGCGGCAAAAGGTGCGAAGTATTACCATGTGACTCGCCAGTGGCAGAACCAAAGTGGTGGTAACCTGAGTGTTAGCGCTGACTTGTTCAAATAA
- the pntA gene encoding Re/Si-specific NAD(P)(+) transhydrogenase subunit alpha, producing MRIGVPKERLANEARVAATPKTVEQLLKLGFTVAIESGAGHLASFDDAAYQEAGATITDTTDVWQSDLILKVNAPLEEEIPLMRAGSTLASFIWPAQNPELLQKLAERQVTVLAMDSVPRISRAQSMDALSSMANIAGYRAIVEAAHEFGRFFTGQITAAGKVQPAKVVIIGAGVAGLAAIGAAGSMGAIVRAFDTRPEVKEQVQSMGAEFLELDFEEEAGSGDGYAKVMSEAFIKAEMALFAAQAAEVDIIVTTALIPGKSAPRLITKEMVASMKSGSVIVDLAAQTGGNCELTVADQVTVTENGVKIIGYTDLPSRLPTQSSQLYGTNLVNLLKLLCKEKNGEIDIDFEDTVIRGVTVVKTGEITWPAPPIQVSAQPQVAKAEPIVKEDAKPGSPWPKYIIMALAIVLFGWLANVAPKEFLSHFTVFALACVVGYYVVWNVSHALHTPLMSVTNAISGIIVVGALLQIGHGGWVSFLSFIAVLIASINIFGGFTVTQRMLKMFRKN from the coding sequence ATGCGTATTGGTGTACCAAAAGAGCGGTTGGCCAATGAAGCCCGTGTTGCAGCAACGCCGAAAACGGTGGAACAACTGCTGAAATTAGGCTTCACCGTGGCGATTGAAAGCGGAGCTGGCCACTTAGCCAGTTTCGATGATGCGGCGTACCAAGAAGCGGGTGCCACTATTACGGATACCACCGATGTGTGGCAATCCGATCTTATCCTCAAAGTGAATGCGCCCCTTGAGGAAGAAATCCCCCTGATGCGTGCCGGGAGTACGTTGGCCAGCTTTATTTGGCCAGCACAGAACCCTGAATTGCTACAAAAGTTAGCTGAGCGTCAGGTAACCGTATTGGCCATGGATTCAGTGCCGCGTATATCCCGTGCACAATCTATGGATGCTCTCAGTTCAATGGCAAATATTGCCGGTTATCGTGCCATTGTTGAAGCTGCCCATGAATTTGGTCGCTTCTTCACTGGGCAAATTACGGCTGCGGGTAAAGTTCAACCGGCGAAGGTTGTGATTATCGGGGCCGGGGTTGCAGGTTTGGCAGCCATTGGGGCGGCAGGGAGCATGGGTGCTATCGTGCGTGCTTTCGACACCCGCCCAGAAGTAAAAGAACAAGTCCAGAGTATGGGTGCTGAGTTCCTCGAGTTGGATTTTGAGGAAGAAGCAGGCAGTGGTGACGGCTACGCCAAAGTGATGTCCGAAGCTTTTATCAAAGCCGAAATGGCGCTGTTTGCCGCTCAAGCCGCTGAAGTGGACATCATTGTTACGACGGCACTGATTCCGGGTAAATCTGCTCCACGGCTGATCACCAAAGAGATGGTGGCATCAATGAAGTCAGGCAGTGTGATTGTTGACCTGGCCGCGCAGACCGGTGGTAACTGTGAACTGACCGTTGCCGATCAAGTGACCGTGACAGAGAATGGCGTAAAAATCATCGGTTATACCGACCTACCAAGCCGTTTGCCGACCCAGTCATCCCAGCTTTACGGAACTAACCTGGTTAACTTACTGAAATTACTCTGCAAAGAGAAAAATGGTGAGATAGATATTGATTTCGAAGATACCGTGATTCGCGGTGTTACCGTGGTCAAAACCGGTGAAATAACGTGGCCAGCGCCGCCGATTCAGGTATCAGCACAACCTCAGGTGGCTAAAGCTGAACCTATTGTGAAAGAAGACGCTAAGCCTGGTTCACCATGGCCAAAATACATCATTATGGCTCTGGCTATTGTGTTGTTTGGCTGGTTGGCAAATGTTGCTCCGAAAGAGTTTTTATCTCACTTTACGGTTTTTGCACTGGCGTGCGTGGTGGGTTACTACGTGGTGTGGAACGTCAGCCATGCGCTACATACACCTTTAATGTCAGTCACTAACGCAATTTCAGGCATTATCGTTGTCGGCGCATTATTGCAGATTGGTCATGGCGGTTGGGTGAGTTTCTTATCCTTTATTGCCGTACTGATTGCCAGTATCAACATTTTTGGCGGCTTCACGGTCACCCAACGCATGTTGAAAATGTTCCGTAAAAACTGA
- the pntB gene encoding Re/Si-specific NAD(P)(+) transhydrogenase subunit beta: MSSGLVTAAYIVAAILFIFSLAGLSRHETSKQGNTFGVTGMAIALIATILGPDSGNVAWIIIAMVIGGAIGIYLAKKVEMTEMPELVAILHSFVGLAAVLVGFNSYLDHGPVVMDAVMVNIHLTEVFLGIFIGAVTFTGSIVAFGKLRGIISSKPLMLPQRHKLNLVALVVSFLLMIMFVKTDSVGLQVVALLLMTVIALGFGWHLVASIGGADMPVVVSMLNSYSGWAAAAAGFMLSNDLLIVTGALVGSSGAILSYIMCKAMNRSFISVIAGGFGTDGSSTGNAEEMGEYRETTAEEVADLLKNSSSVIITPGYGMAVAQAQYPVAEITAKLQARGIKVRFGIHPVAGRLPGHMNVLLAEAKVPYDVVLEMDEINDDFPSTDVVLVIGANDTVNPAALEDPRSPIAGMPVLEVWKAQSVIAFKRSMNTGYAGVQNPLFFKENTQMLFGDAKDSVEAILRAL; the protein is encoded by the coding sequence ATGTCTAGTGGTCTCGTTACAGCTGCGTACATAGTTGCTGCGATTTTATTTATTTTCAGTTTGGCTGGGCTGTCGCGCCACGAAACATCCAAACAAGGTAACACTTTCGGTGTGACCGGTATGGCCATCGCGCTTATCGCCACCATCCTTGGGCCGGATTCAGGTAATGTTGCCTGGATTATCATTGCCATGGTAATTGGTGGTGCTATTGGTATCTATCTGGCGAAAAAAGTCGAAATGACTGAAATGCCAGAACTGGTCGCTATCTTGCACAGTTTCGTCGGCCTGGCAGCCGTTCTGGTTGGCTTTAACAGCTATCTGGACCACGGCCCGGTGGTGATGGACGCGGTGATGGTGAATATCCATCTGACCGAAGTATTCTTGGGTATCTTTATCGGGGCGGTAACATTCACTGGTTCTATCGTTGCCTTTGGTAAATTACGCGGGATTATCTCATCCAAGCCACTGATGTTGCCACAACGCCATAAGTTGAATCTGGTGGCGCTGGTTGTATCATTCCTGCTGATGATAATGTTCGTCAAAACAGATAGCGTTGGTTTACAAGTGGTCGCGTTGTTATTGATGACAGTGATTGCTCTGGGCTTTGGCTGGCACTTGGTCGCGTCAATCGGTGGTGCTGACATGCCGGTTGTGGTCTCAATGCTGAACTCCTACTCTGGTTGGGCCGCTGCTGCCGCAGGCTTCATGTTGAGCAATGACCTGCTGATTGTAACGGGTGCCTTGGTTGGTTCTTCCGGTGCTATTCTGTCTTACATCATGTGTAAAGCGATGAACCGCTCGTTTATCAGTGTGATCGCCGGTGGTTTTGGTACTGATGGTTCTTCTACCGGTAATGCGGAAGAAATGGGCGAATACCGTGAAACTACAGCAGAAGAAGTGGCTGATCTGTTGAAAAACTCCAGCTCAGTTATCATCACTCCAGGCTATGGCATGGCGGTAGCACAGGCACAATATCCAGTCGCTGAGATTACTGCCAAACTGCAAGCGCGGGGCATCAAAGTGCGCTTTGGTATTCACCCGGTTGCAGGGCGTTTGCCAGGCCATATGAACGTGTTATTGGCTGAAGCCAAAGTCCCTTATGACGTAGTGTTGGAAATGGATGAGATCAATGATGATTTCCCAAGCACTGATGTCGTGTTGGTGATTGGTGCCAACGATACGGTTAACCCAGCCGCACTTGAAGACCCGCGTAGTCCGATTGCAGGTATGCCGGTGTTGGAAGTGTGGAAAGCGCAAAGTGTTATTGCCTTTAAACGTTCAATGAATACCGGCTATGCTGGCGTGCAAAACCCATTGTTCTTTAAAGAAAATACCCAAATGTTGTTTGGGGATGCCAAAGACAGCGTAGAAGCAATTTTACGCGCGTTGTAA
- the uspE gene encoding universal stress protein UspE: MAKYQNILVAIDPNQDDQPALRRAVYLVQRNGGTIKAFLAIYDLSYDMTTLLSPDERTAMRKGVISQRSAWISEQCRFYLDAGIPIEIKVVWHNRPYEAIIQEVLNAKHDLLLKMAHQHDRLESIIFTPTDWHLLRKCPCPVWMVKDQPWPEGATALVAVNLSSEDPLHDPLNLRLVKETRELAENVNQTPVHLISAYPVTPINIAIELPDFDPSVYNDAIRGQHLVAMKALRQQFGIDEKFTHVEKGLPEEVIPDLAEHLRAGVVVLGTLGRTGLSAAFIGNTTEHVIDHLKCDLLAIKPEGFTCPIEGNEDLEEIG; the protein is encoded by the coding sequence ATGGCAAAGTATCAGAATATTCTGGTTGCTATTGACCCCAATCAGGATGATCAACCTGCATTAAGGCGTGCAGTTTACCTTGTGCAGCGCAATGGCGGCACAATCAAAGCATTTTTGGCTATTTATGATCTGTCATATGATATGACTACCCTGCTGTCGCCCGATGAGCGCACCGCAATGCGTAAAGGGGTTATCAGCCAACGGTCCGCATGGATAAGCGAGCAGTGCCGGTTTTACCTTGATGCGGGTATCCCAATTGAAATCAAAGTGGTGTGGCATAATCGGCCTTATGAAGCCATCATTCAGGAAGTCCTGAACGCCAAGCACGATTTGTTATTAAAGATGGCACATCAGCATGATCGTCTTGAGTCCATTATCTTTACGCCAACGGACTGGCATTTATTGCGTAAATGCCCGTGCCCGGTCTGGATGGTTAAAGACCAACCCTGGCCAGAAGGTGCCACAGCGCTGGTGGCAGTTAACCTTTCAAGTGAAGACCCACTTCATGACCCACTCAATCTGCGACTGGTCAAAGAGACCAGAGAGTTAGCTGAGAATGTTAATCAAACTCCGGTACATCTGATCAGCGCCTATCCGGTAACACCGATTAATATCGCCATTGAATTGCCTGATTTTGACCCGAGTGTCTATAACGATGCCATTCGTGGTCAGCACTTAGTTGCGATGAAAGCATTGCGCCAACAGTTTGGCATTGATGAAAAATTCACCCATGTTGAAAAGGGCCTACCTGAAGAGGTTATTCCTGATTTGGCTGAACACTTGCGGGCTGGGGTGGTTGTTCTGGGTACTTTGGGCCGTACTGGGCTATCTGCCGCCTTTATTGGTAACACCACAGAACATGTGATCGACCATCTTAAATGTGACTTACTGGCCATTAAACCAGAAGGATTTACCTGTCCGATAGAAGGCAATGAAGATCTGGAAGAAATTGGATAA
- a CDS encoding FNR family transcription factor encodes MIPEKRVIRRIQSGGCAIHCQDCSISQLCIPFTLNENELDQLDNIIERKKPIQKGQALFKAGDELKSLYAIRSGTIKSYTITEEGDEQITGFHLAGDLVGFDAISNLQHPSFAQALETSMVCEIPFDTLDDLSGKMPNLRQQMMRLMSGEIKGDQDMILLLSKKNAEERLAAFIYNLSRRFAQRGFSPREFRLTMTRGDIGNYLGLTVETISRLLGRFQKSDILSVKGKYITIENTEALGQLAGNPRPSL; translated from the coding sequence ATGATCCCGGAAAAACGCGTAATCCGACGTATCCAGTCTGGTGGTTGTGCAATTCACTGTCAGGATTGCAGTATCAGCCAGCTCTGTATTCCTTTTACCTTAAATGAAAACGAGCTGGATCAGCTCGACAATATCATTGAAAGGAAAAAACCTATTCAGAAAGGACAGGCGCTGTTTAAAGCAGGTGATGAGCTCAAATCCCTGTATGCCATCCGTTCCGGGACCATTAAAAGTTACACCATTACTGAAGAGGGTGATGAGCAAATCACCGGTTTCCATCTGGCGGGCGACTTGGTCGGTTTTGACGCTATCAGTAATTTACAACATCCGAGTTTCGCACAAGCTCTGGAAACCTCCATGGTTTGTGAAATACCATTTGATACACTGGATGATTTATCAGGAAAAATGCCAAACCTGCGCCAGCAGATGATGCGCCTGATGAGTGGTGAGATCAAAGGTGATCAAGACATGATTTTGCTACTGTCGAAGAAGAATGCAGAAGAGCGCCTGGCCGCCTTCATCTATAATCTGTCTCGTCGTTTTGCTCAGCGTGGTTTCTCTCCACGTGAGTTCCGCCTGACGATGACCCGTGGTGACATTGGCAACTATTTAGGTCTGACAGTTGAAACCATTAGCCGTTTGCTAGGCCGTTTTCAGAAAAGCGATATTCTGAGTGTGAAAGGTAAGTACATCACTATTGAGAATACCGAGGCGCTAGGTCAACTCGCTGGTAATCCAAGACCAAGCCTGTAA
- the ogt gene encoding methylated-DNA--[protein]-cysteine S-methyltransferase, translated as METFFIDRMATPQGELLLIADEENRLRAIDWTDHYARLMKLLRNHYGADAFTLVEKNNPGGLSDTMQRYFAGDLSIIDNLPVKTAGTDFQRQVWQELRKIPCGETITYGELAKRINRPTASRAVGMANGLNPISIVVPCHRVIGQQGALTGYAGGVERKRWLLIHEGYLLAR; from the coding sequence ATGGAAACGTTTTTTATTGATCGGATGGCAACCCCACAAGGTGAACTGTTACTGATTGCAGACGAAGAAAACCGGCTACGTGCCATTGATTGGACCGACCATTACGCGCGTCTGATGAAGTTGCTACGCAACCATTATGGCGCGGATGCATTTACATTGGTTGAAAAAAATAATCCTGGTGGGCTGAGTGACACCATGCAACGCTATTTTGCGGGTGATCTGAGCATTATTGATAATTTACCCGTTAAAACTGCTGGGACTGATTTTCAGCGTCAAGTCTGGCAAGAACTGCGTAAAATCCCTTGTGGTGAAACGATTACCTATGGTGAGTTAGCAAAACGAATCAACCGCCCTACCGCGTCGCGGGCTGTGGGGATGGCGAATGGACTGAACCCAATATCTATTGTTGTCCCCTGCCATCGCGTTATTGGACAACAAGGTGCACTGACCGGATATGCCGGTGGAGTGGAGCGAAAACGCTGGTTATTAATACATGAGGGCTATCTTTTAGCACGCTAA
- a CDS encoding N-formylglutamate amidohydrolase: MSNIALYPLLRDDDPPSAAIERPHSQSPFILLADHAGQRIPSQLGDLGLAPGEIDRHIGWDIGSLATARLLSQYLDATLIHQQYSRLVIDCNRTPGIASSIPEISEHTRIPRNIGVTVAEAEARRGEVFQPYHDLITQTLNQRRDNGQISVIISMHSFTPSFKNIARPWQIGTLFHRNPEFALQLVSFLQQEGDLHVGINEPYAMTDATDFTLPFHAEQRQLPYVGIEIRQDLITHQAGQALWASRLARLLPQVLETLNYSK; the protein is encoded by the coding sequence ATGTCAAATATCGCCTTGTATCCTTTATTACGTGATGACGACCCTCCTTCGGCCGCTATCGAGCGCCCACACAGCCAATCACCATTTATCTTATTGGCTGACCATGCGGGTCAACGTATACCGAGTCAACTCGGTGATTTGGGGTTAGCTCCAGGAGAAATTGACCGCCATATTGGTTGGGATATTGGCTCATTGGCAACGGCACGGTTACTTAGCCAATATCTGGATGCGACCTTGATCCATCAGCAGTATTCGCGATTGGTGATTGATTGTAACCGGACACCGGGAATTGCCAGTTCTATCCCTGAAATTTCGGAACATACGCGGATCCCGCGCAATATTGGTGTCACCGTAGCAGAAGCTGAAGCGCGCCGAGGTGAGGTATTCCAGCCGTATCATGATTTGATTACCCAAACCTTAAATCAACGCCGTGATAACGGTCAGATCAGTGTAATCATCTCCATGCACAGTTTTACACCGTCATTTAAAAACATCGCGCGCCCTTGGCAAATTGGTACTTTGTTTCATCGTAATCCTGAATTTGCCTTGCAACTGGTTTCGTTTTTACAGCAAGAAGGCGACCTGCACGTCGGGATTAACGAACCTTATGCCATGACGGATGCAACTGATTTCACGTTACCCTTCCACGCAGAACAGCGGCAATTACCTTATGTGGGCATCGAGATTCGTCAGGATCTTATTACGCATCAAGCGGGGCAGGCGCTATGGGCAAGCCGCCTGGCGCGACTGTTGCCGCAGGTATTAGAAACATTGAATTATTCAAAGTAA
- a CDS encoding DUF523 domain-containing protein, translating into MESKPARILISACLMGEPVRYNGSALSVSDEIIQRWQDEGRLVLVCPELSAGMPVPRPPAEIQQGNGEAVLQGQARVMEQWGNDVSREFLQGAYQALELAQKHCCTVAILTEGSPSCGSSRIYDGHFSGTQRTGQGVTTALLRRHGITVFSHHQLDQADDFLRSSSQIKVEN; encoded by the coding sequence GTGGAATCAAAACCTGCGCGCATTCTGATCAGTGCCTGTTTAATGGGGGAACCGGTGCGTTATAACGGCAGTGCCCTGTCTGTTAGCGATGAAATTATTCAACGCTGGCAGGATGAGGGGAGACTGGTCCTTGTTTGCCCTGAATTATCTGCAGGTATGCCGGTACCGCGTCCGCCAGCCGAAATCCAGCAAGGTAACGGCGAGGCAGTGTTGCAAGGGCAGGCGCGGGTGATGGAGCAGTGGGGTAATGATGTTAGCCGGGAGTTTCTGCAAGGGGCTTATCAGGCGCTGGAGTTGGCGCAAAAGCACTGTTGCACAGTGGCAATTTTGACCGAAGGGAGTCCCTCTTGCGGTAGCAGTCGCATCTATGATGGTCATTTTAGCGGCACCCAGCGCACGGGGCAGGGAGTCACTACTGCGTTATTACGCCGACATGGAATAACCGTTTTCAGCCATCATCAACTTGATCAAGCAGATGATTTTTTGCGAAGCTCTTCACAAATCAAGGTTGAAAATTAA
- the sbmC gene encoding DNA gyrase inhibitor SbmC, with protein sequence MTFKIVEKQPQQLISIRVVGPYHETIPQGFNQLSSLYAQHQIPGKEWLALYWDNPETNPPAELRADVSLSVADDYVLPVELSDQLQLQVIPGGLYAVYHTRVTDDDYAKAWSELYNQHLPQSGYRPAEGACYEVYLNDGMTDGYFDIDIYQSVEKAQ encoded by the coding sequence ATGACATTTAAGATTGTAGAAAAGCAACCGCAGCAATTAATCAGTATTCGGGTCGTCGGCCCTTATCATGAGACTATCCCGCAAGGCTTTAACCAACTTTCTTCACTCTATGCCCAGCACCAAATCCCTGGAAAAGAGTGGTTAGCTCTTTACTGGGACAATCCAGAAACCAATCCTCCTGCGGAGTTACGGGCTGACGTCTCCTTGTCTGTCGCAGACGATTATGTATTGCCCGTAGAACTCAGTGATCAACTACAACTGCAAGTGATTCCCGGCGGTTTGTATGCGGTGTATCACACTAGAGTAACGGATGATGATTACGCGAAAGCCTGGAGCGAATTGTATAACCAGCATCTGCCACAAAGTGGTTATCGCCCAGCAGAAGGTGCGTGCTATGAGGTTTACCTTAATGACGGCATGACTGATGGCTACTTTGATATCGATATCTATCAGTCGGTGGAAAAAGCACAATAA
- a CDS encoding LysR family transcriptional regulator — translation MDRIDAMRVFIRVAEQRSFTQTAQDLNLPRSTVTDAIKQLEKRLNVRLLQRTTRHVSPTLDGEAYYQRCLRIIADIEDAEMAFANAKPRGLLRIDVQGTLARHFVLPQLPNFIEQYPDIELFISEGDRLVDLIREGIDGVLRVGNLQDSDMVARRVALLPQVTCAAPQYLQRQGIPLELDQLSGHQMVGFRSSATGSLMPLEFGTDTPFNTNKIWRTNETPSAEVTIEKSYPPSTAYSHTKTQQVKLPTVLSVSGAESFVAAARLGLGIIQVPRYHIESDLTAGTLIEILPKYAPPPMPVSFLYPHNRQLSPRVRIFSDWLSQLFLASTIK, via the coding sequence GTGGACAGAATTGATGCAATGCGAGTATTTATCAGGGTAGCGGAACAGCGCAGTTTTACCCAAACCGCCCAAGATTTAAATCTACCGCGATCTACAGTGACCGATGCCATAAAACAGCTCGAAAAGCGTTTAAATGTGCGTTTATTGCAGCGAACTACCCGACATGTTAGCCCTACATTGGATGGTGAAGCTTACTACCAGCGCTGTTTACGCATTATTGCTGATATTGAAGATGCTGAAATGGCTTTTGCCAATGCCAAGCCTCGTGGCTTGCTACGAATTGATGTACAAGGCACGTTAGCCCGCCATTTTGTCTTACCACAACTACCTAATTTTATTGAGCAATACCCTGATATTGAGCTATTTATCAGTGAAGGTGACCGCTTGGTCGACCTTATTCGAGAAGGTATTGACGGGGTGCTACGTGTAGGCAATTTACAAGACAGCGATATGGTCGCCCGCCGAGTAGCGCTGTTACCACAAGTCACCTGTGCTGCACCGCAATACTTACAACGACAGGGTATCCCCCTTGAGTTGGACCAGTTATCGGGGCACCAAATGGTGGGTTTTCGTTCTAGCGCAACCGGCAGCTTAATGCCATTGGAATTTGGTACTGACACCCCATTTAATACCAATAAAATATGGCGAACTAACGAAACGCCTAGCGCCGAGGTGACAATCGAAAAGTCATATCCGCCATCAACCGCGTATTCACACACTAAAACTCAGCAAGTAAAATTACCGACTGTTCTGTCAGTCAGTGGCGCTGAAAGCTTTGTAGCCGCCGCCCGCCTTGGATTAGGTATTATCCAAGTGCCTCGTTATCATATCGAGTCTGACTTAACCGCTGGCACGTTGATTGAGATACTGCCGAAATATGCACCGCCGCCGATGCCAGTCTCTTTCCTGTATCCCCATAACCGCCAGCTTTCCCCACGAGTGCGTATTTTCAGTGACTGGTTAAGCCAATTATTTCTTGCCAGCACAATAAAGTGA
- a CDS encoding SDR family oxidoreductase, whose amino-acid sequence MVNTTGQVAIVTGASRGIGAAIAERLAQEGYTVLINYARSDIEAETLVRKIQQAGGNAVSAKGDISDATAVAQLFSQAEAAFGGVDVLVNNAGILSLSAIADSDDEHFDRQIAINLKGSFNGMREAAKRLKDGGRIVNFSTSVVGLKLEKYGVYAATKAAVETMTAILAKELRGRNITVNAVAPGPTATSLFLDGKSPELIERMAKMAPLERLGTPEDIAAAVAFLVGKDGGWINGQVLRANGGLI is encoded by the coding sequence ATGGTGAATACAACGGGGCAGGTTGCCATTGTAACAGGGGCATCAAGGGGTATTGGCGCAGCCATTGCTGAACGTTTGGCACAGGAAGGTTATACCGTCCTAATCAATTATGCGCGGAGTGACATTGAGGCCGAAACACTGGTGCGCAAAATTCAACAAGCTGGCGGAAATGCAGTGAGTGCGAAGGGGGATATCAGTGATGCTACCGCGGTAGCACAGTTATTTTCTCAAGCAGAAGCTGCGTTTGGCGGGGTTGATGTCTTGGTTAACAATGCTGGAATTTTATCTCTCAGCGCTATTGCTGACAGTGATGATGAACACTTTGACCGCCAGATTGCTATTAATCTGAAAGGGAGCTTTAACGGGATGCGTGAGGCGGCAAAACGGTTGAAAGACGGTGGCCGCATCGTAAACTTTTCAACCAGTGTCGTCGGGCTGAAACTGGAAAAATACGGTGTTTATGCTGCAACCAAAGCCGCGGTTGAAACCATGACTGCAATTCTGGCGAAAGAGTTGCGGGGGCGTAATATCACCGTTAATGCTGTTGCTCCTGGGCCGACGGCAACCTCTCTCTTCCTTGATGGTAAATCACCCGAATTAATTGAAAGAATGGCGAAAATGGCACCACTAGAAAGATTAGGAACACCGGAGGATATAGCAGCCGCCGTAGCTTTTCTGGTTGGCAAAGATGGTGGCTGGATTAATGGTCAAGTTTTACGCGCCAATGGTGGCCTGATTTAG